Part of the Halomarina litorea genome is shown below.
GGACCGTCTTCTGGACCACGTCGACGAGTCCCTTGTCCTCCAGTCGCCGCAGGCCCGAACGCACCGAATCGGTGTCGCTCTCGACGCCCGCGTCCCGGAGTTTGTGGAGGACGCTCACCACGCTCTCGCTGTCCTCGTCGGGGCCGGCGAGCACCTCGGTGATGCGGACCTGCAGGGGCGGGACCTTCACCACCTCGGGGTCCATCTCGATGCCGACGACGCCCGCGGCGTCCTGTGTCGCCCGGATGAGGCTGTTCTCGTCGCGGAAGTAGTACTCTTTCAGTTCGGACTCCAGGTACTGGTGGACCTCGCTGCCGCTCTCCATCTCCCAGCGCTGCTGTAGCTCCTTGTTCTTCGTCGGCTGAAGCTCCACGATGTCCTTCAGCCGGCCTTTCGCTTCCTCTGAAAGCGTCACTATCCGGGAGGTATGTAGAGGTAGTACAATTTCGTTGCGGGTCGATGGGAGGTCCGACCCGACACGCGCGAGGCACGGTGAAGCCCGTAGTCGCGTCGCTGAGCGGTGCGGTCTGCGGTACGCCAGCGCACTCCTCCGAACCGAGCGAGCGAGGACCGACTTTCTTCGTGCAGGGTTTTACGAGGAGGGCGAGACGGCGGAGCCGTCTCGCTTCCCCACGGGCGACCCGTGAGTCGCCCGTGGTGAGTGGTGCCCGCAGCGACGGCGAAGCCGGCGCGAGGACACCCGACGAGTAAGCCGGTGCGGTTCTAGTACTTCGCGTCCGCCCCGGTTGTCTCGTAGACGTCGTCCATGATGCGGTCGCGTTTCAGCTGCCAGTTTCGGAAGAACTCGGGGCTATCGGGGTAGTTCTCGTAGTGGGCGAGCAGGCGGTCCGCGAGGCGCTTGGTCTTGAACAGGCCGTACACCGTATCCCAGTGACCGCGGGACTTCCAGAGGGTCTTCGCGGCGAGCAGGGGCGAGACGCCCGCGGTGCCGGAGTACAGCGCCTCGGAGAGTTCTTCGCCGGGCATGGCGGCGAGGAGGCTCATCAGGTCGTCGAGACCGTTCGCGGTGGCGAAGATGTTGTAGACGTCGAGGGCGGCGTAGCGCCCGCCGTAGTGGTCCATCACGCGCTCGTTGTACTCCCAGAGGGCGTCCTCGCTCACATCGCCGTTCTCGATGGCTTCCATGGCCTGTTCGCCGGCGTACTGCCCGGAGTAGGCGGCCCCGGCGATGCCCCCGCCGGTGATGGGGTTGACGTGGGCGGCGGCGTCGCCGGCGGCGATGAACCCCGGCGCGACGGCGGAGTCGTAGGTGCGCCGCGTCGGGAGGGCCGCGCCGAGTTTGTCCTTCACGGTGGCGCCGACGAACTCCTCGCGGTTCTGGAGGTCCTCGCGGAGGTCGCCGACGAGCTTCATCGGTTCCTCGTTCATCTGGAAGCCGAGGCCGACGTTGATCTCGGTGGGCGTGCGCGGGAAGTACCAGAGGTAGCCCGCCGACCGCTTCGTGGGCTTGAGGACGAGGGCGTCCTCCCACTCGACGGGTTCCTCGACTTCGACGATTTCGCGGTACGCCGAGGAGAACTGCGAGTAGCGGACGTTCGTGTCGAACGTCGCGTCCGAGAGGTCCGCCTTGTCCTGCAGGATGGAGAGCGCGCCCGCGCCGTCGATGGTCACCTCCGCCTCGTAGGTGACGGGGTCGCCCTTGTGGACGCCGGAGACGCCCGTCACGCGGCCGTCGTCGTCCTGTTCGACGGACTTGACGACGGTGTCGTAGTGGAACTCGACGCCGACGCGTTCGGCCGTCTCGATGAGCCGTCGTCCGTACTCCCATCGGTCGATGACGGCGATTTCGCCGGGGACGGGGATGTCGAGGACGGCGTCCTCGCTCGGAATCTCGAAGCGCCCGTGGTCGACCTCGGTGTTGGTGAACGCCGGTTCGATGTCGGATTTCGGGATGGCCTCGGGGAAGTTCGCGGCTCCCTTGAGCGCGTCACCGCAGGCGATGTGGCCCGCCTCCTCCGCGGTCTTGCGCTCGACGATGACGACGCTGTAGCCCTCGCGGGCGACCGTCGCGGCGGCGTAACACCCGGCGGTGCCCGCACCGACGACACACACGTCGTACTCGTGAGTGGTCATGACTAAAGGTGGCCCGCGCGCAGGAAAACGTTTA
Proteins encoded:
- a CDS encoding DUF5797 family protein, whose translation is MTLSEEAKGRLKDIVELQPTKNKELQQRWEMESGSEVHQYLESELKEYYFRDENSLIRATQDAAGVVGIEMDPEVVKVPPLQVRITEVLAGPDEDSESVVSVLHKLRDAGVESDTDSVRSGLRRLEDKGLVDVVQKTVPTFRLAVEREDLNVEALDEEPADEAGAED
- a CDS encoding geranylgeranyl reductase family protein, with protein sequence MTTHEYDVCVVGAGTAGCYAAATVAREGYSVVIVERKTAEEAGHIACGDALKGAANFPEAIPKSDIEPAFTNTEVDHGRFEIPSEDAVLDIPVPGEIAVIDRWEYGRRLIETAERVGVEFHYDTVVKSVEQDDDGRVTGVSGVHKGDPVTYEAEVTIDGAGALSILQDKADLSDATFDTNVRYSQFSSAYREIVEVEEPVEWEDALVLKPTKRSAGYLWYFPRTPTEINVGLGFQMNEEPMKLVGDLREDLQNREEFVGATVKDKLGAALPTRRTYDSAVAPGFIAAGDAAAHVNPITGGGIAGAAYSGQYAGEQAMEAIENGDVSEDALWEYNERVMDHYGGRYAALDVYNIFATANGLDDLMSLLAAMPGEELSEALYSGTAGVSPLLAAKTLWKSRGHWDTVYGLFKTKRLADRLLAHYENYPDSPEFFRNWQLKRDRIMDDVYETTGADAKY